DNA from Plasmodium cynomolgi strain B DNA, chromosome 12, whole genome shotgun sequence:
GTTAAGAACAACGTTTTTGTAATATCTCCTCGTGTACCCCtgcaaatttgcaaaatgccACAAACggtaaaatgagaaaaaaggttCGTTCACTTCTGCAAAAAGGTGAGGAGCAGTCCTTCAAACTGCGAGTGAAAGAGTTTGAACCTACCTTATAGTACAAGTGCAACAATTTTACGATGACCAAATGGTGGAATTTGATCGAAAGCAATAAAATGGAGAAGTATCCCAGGAGTGATATGACAATCTGTTAAGGGGAAATGCAAATAGAGGGATGCACATATATGCCAACGTGGAGAAACACTTCAGGAAAGTTGGCACAGTTGTAGTAAAACGTACACATGCTCAAAGAACGCACCTTTGTGaggttaaaatttttatgattgAAAAGATTTAGAAACTTTTCCAAATAGAGATTAAGAATCATATGCTTCGACATGAACATTTTAATATTGCTCTTTGCGCTTTTGTACAAACtgagaatatttttcttgtccttAATTTCTTCATAGTATTTACTTGGattaaaatgataatttcgcatgtctgtttttttcatttgttggCTATCCGATgaagcttcttcttcctctttctcctcctccacatCTTCCTGGTCATATTTTACACTGGTCTTAGCACTTTGTCTTTTATTCTGCACAAATATCTGTgcgaatatattttttttcatgtacatatttttatgtttgctTATATGTATCGAATTATCATTTGTTGCAAAAACgtttttatgatatattatcCGGACGATGTTGTTAAAATCagagtgtttttttctttcccttttctttgcTTTCAAGTGAACATGCTTGGCACATAAAAAGAGGTTGTACACGTTGttcgcatatatatacgtgatggtaaaaattaaaaagtagtTAATTACGAGAAGTGCAAAATTGCAATAACACTTGAGATAAAagttcgttttttccatACTAGTGTAGTAAttctttttgcttaaaagaaatttattatatgtacTGACAGCAATAGTTATGGAGTGTTTTTctcgctctttttttttttttaaactgctTTGATTTGCATATTTGGTGAATTCATGCGGGTCTTTATAAGAACCATTACTGCAAATGTAGCTGTCTTTGTTAGAGTATACCAGTTTACTCCTACTCCTGGAGTGCTTCGACGCTGAGGATTTGTTCGTCACATATTTATTCTCTGAATCACTGATTCGGATCGTATCtggtttctttttctttttaacttgTGTGGGCAGATATCGTTGCTCAAGGGGGTTCTCCTCACTACCTACCGCTTCGTATGTCCGATTTGAACTACCTAGCATGTTGATTTTGCTTCGAATAacttgaaaataattttcattaagTTCACTCTCCTGCAGTTTTTTCACAGTCCcagttttattattttcggATGAAGTGCTGCGATGGCCATTTTCTTCTGCAGAATTGTGTGCCATATTTTGGTAACTTCTTTCCATCATATTTATGAAaaacatcttttttttggccttgggtgcatttttttccggAGAAGCAGGGAGAGCTAGAAGGCCATTTTCATCGTAACAGATTGCCCTGTCGTTATATTCGTTATATGAATTTGCGTTTTGCATATTAACCAAGCTTTTTATCTTATctttaaagaaattatttttatttttatttttaaatttgagaaatttcttcttcatgtgaaaaaaaatttttttttttttgctaaaaatgttcttgtgtgtgtgtttctCTTCCCCGTCAATCTGTtcaatgtttaaaaaatcgtCTGTCTCACTTTTCCCAGCTATGTGTGTAGGTCCGCTAAACATGTTATCTCCCATTTGGTTGTCACATTTTTGGGAGAAAAGCCCGTTTGATTTTCTGCTATTAAACTGATTATCCCCCCTTCCATTCTTCTTTTCAATcgccttttttatatgcttatACATACTATTTGAGTATGCAAATTTCGTTTTGTCCCTGCTTCTTATAATTCTATGCATGTCGTATTCACTAAAATATCCGCTCTTGTAAAATTTGAGGTAATCTcgatttcttttaattattctCTTCGGCACAGTGAATGAAACGTTTGAGTTGACGGCATTCTTTGACCTCTTGCCCACGTTCAGGGggaggataattttttcctttttttctttaaaatttacaaacTCCTCGTTGTCTTTTATGAAAGATAAGTTATTATCCCTTTCATTCTCCACATGGTCTACCTCGATGCCTTTATTGGAGTAATCACCTTCCTCATAGTTGATCAAATTAATCAATTTGTTTTCACCCCCCAGGTGCATTTCATCACTTATTAACTCTTTCTCAACCCACATCATGGGTGTCAATTCgtaacttttatttttttccttcttattCGTTTTCCTCTTTACGTACGaaatgattttcttttttaattccttccTCTTAGAATTGAAGGATAGGTTATACAGGATATGTTTTCCTCGtgctttcttctcctcctcaaTCATGTCAGCGGAGGCAAATTCTAAGTCGcactttttgtaattcatAAAACTGGGACTAAATTTTAGATCCATCGAGCCTTCCTTGTTTTCTATTTCGAACTTACCCTCTTTGTACGTAGACGTGTTGGAGACAAAACTTTTGTCCATAAGATAGTTTTTTACTACAGTGTTTCTGTAACCTGTGTTGTAATTACTTGCGGTGTTACTTCTTACGTAGGACGGGTTAACGGCGTAATTGTTCTCACTGGTTATTACGCCTTCGTGGGTACTATTCGGTAGCTGCTTCCCCACGGCGTACTTTTCCCTGTTTGCGCCACAAGAGGGTGGAaacaaattttgcaaatcgAATaagtctacatttttatacgtGTCAAATTCATTTTCACTAtattgtgcatattttttttccttaatcTTTTTGGTTTCCCCCCAAAGGTTGTCCTTACTGTAGCTAAAATTGTCCTTCACACTTTCGCTgttaattttgctttttatcaTGTAAAATCCTTTCTTAAGACGATTGTTGTATTTCTCAgatttgtaaatatttttaattttgctaagtttctcttcttttatatcttttaattttcccagaaaatttttcatcgtttttttttggttttcatCATTCCCATGTAGATCCTCTCCTTTCTCACGGCTTACATAACCTTGGTCATTATACATCGGGTGATTTTCCTGCGAGAAGAAGTTATATGCCcctaatttatttttacagtgGTCTTTTAATTCGTtcatggaaaaatatttaggcTTACTAAATTTGCTGCGAAGGGGGtggtgcttctccttcttcagaTTGAAGGCGTCGTCAAGAACGCTGTTATTTAATTCGTCAAAGGGGATTTCCTCGAAGGGCATAAAGAGTTGATCCTGATTGGGATCACTGCGGTGTGGGGTGAATCGGCTCGTGAAGTTATCATCGCTGTGATGGGAGGTTAAACAACTCTTGTGACCATCGTCGTAGTATCGCGGGCTCCACTGACACATGCGATTCTCGTCATAGCAGTTAGGCTTCACTCGACTGATGTCAGCTCCTTGTTGACCCCCTCCGTTGTGCGCGCTCATGTAGCCTTCCCAATCATAAACATTTTGGGCCGTCAAATGATCATCCCTGTTATGCTGAGCTTCCACTGTAAAGTCGTCCCTGAGGTCTTCTT
Protein-coding regions in this window:
- a CDS encoding hypothetical protein (putative); the protein is MEEKEETEEREGTEEREETEEREETEVKEEKEKAEAITNKYTSSLKEELPSEPDQQKGAPLTNCRKPGELQLKDNIENDHANVRTVTPLQKGKERIDPWPTLNCAVELPNVELCSIAEEEVNVKGDMAAEALHNSGDNFAPKCAYDWEEDLRDDFTVEAQHNRDDHLTAQNVYDWEGYMSAHNGGGQQGADISRVKPNCYDENRMCQWSPRYYDDGHKSCLTSHHSDDNFTSRFTPHRSDPNQDQLFMPFEEIPFDELNNSVLDDAFNLKKEKHHPLRSKFSKPKYFSMNELKDHCKNKLGAYNFFSQENHPMYNDQGYVSREKGEDLHGNDENQKKTMKNFLGKLKDIKEEKLSKIKNIYKSEKYNNRLKKGFYMIKSKINSESVKDNFSYSKDNLWGETKKIKEKKYAQYSENEFDTYKNVDLFDLQNLFPPSCGANREKYAVGKQLPNSTHEGVITSENNYAVNPSYVRSNTASNYNTGYRNTVVKNYLMDKSFVSNTSTYKEGKFEIENKEGSMDLKFSPSFMNYKKCDLEFASADMIEEEKKARGKHILYNLSFNSKRKELKKKIISYVKRKTNKKEKNKSYELTPMMWVEKELISDEMHLGGENKLINLINYEEGDYSNKGIEVDHVENERDNNLSFIKDNEEFVNFKEKKEKIILPLNVGKRSKNAVNSNVSFTVPKRIIKRNRDYLKFYKSGYFSEYDMHRIIRSRDKTKFAYSNSMYKHIKKAIEKKNGRGDNQFNSRKSNGLFSQKCDNQMGDNMFSGPTHIAGKSETDDFLNIEQIDGEEKHTHKNIFSKKKKIFFHMKKKFLKFKNKNKNNFFKDKIKSLVNMQNANSYNEYNDRAICYDENGLLALPASPEKNAPKAKKKMFFINMMERSYQNMAHNSAEENGHRSTSSENNKTGTVKKLQESELNENYFQVIRSKINMLGSSNRTYEAVGSEENPLEQRYLPTQVKKKKKPDTIRISDSENKYVTNKSSASKHSRSRSKLVYSNKDSYICSNGSYKDPHEFTKYANQSSLKKKKEREKHSITIAVSTYNKFLLSKKNYYTSMEKTNFYLKCYCNFALLVINYFLIFTITYIYANNVYNLFLCAKHVHLKAKKRERKKHSDFNNIVRIIYHKNVFATNDNSIHISKHKNMYMKKNIFAQIFVQNKRQSAKTSVKYDQEDVEEEKEEEEASSDSQQMKKTDMRNYHFNPSKYYEEIKDKKNILSLYKSAKSNIKMFMSKHMILNLYLEKFLNLFNHKNFNLTKIVISLLGYFSILLLSIKFHHLVIVKLLHLYYKGYTRRYYKNVVLNSILENIKNVKINLKLYKPICSLNEEECCALIEEINKTCNQNLNISQFKDINDEYDLANVIMTNLSEFSEMKRIIRQEWNLNLLNNSPNDNANVVSARNNTLY